attgaAATATATGTCATAAAAAAAGAGGTTTAAAACAGTGtatgcagaaaaaaaaaaaaaaaaaaaaaaaaaaaaggtatgaGAAACCCAGAGAAGGGGGCGGAGGGTGcacatacatttacatatgtacatgtattacATGTGGAAGTAAGCTTGGTCAACGTCTTTCCTTCGCTTCAAATTCAGCAAAAATATGGCTTCAACAATATGTTCTCAAGAACCCACTCATGCATGCATCTACATGCATACGAAATAATATCTGCCTTCATACTAGCcaaatgatgataataaaaacgAGGAAGTTAAcgttatttcttcttttgtaGTAATATACTTCTCATTCTTCCACACTTCTCCATGCCTTCCACCATCATCATCCCATGGGGGTAAAATGGCAAAGGGCATTCGACATGTTCAGTATATCAAAGAACATGGAAGCAAAGGGGTCCATCACACCTATGTCTGCAGTGTATACTGGAATAACTCATGTATGTAattgataatgaaaaaatccATACTCTCACTACGTTATGCAAACTCCCACACCACTACTGCTCCTTGGAAGTAATCTATGTCTGGACAGCCAGCTTTACCAGGTGAtccataaaaattttgagaGAAACATCATCCGTGTTAATTATGTACGATTCACTACTGGACGTGCCGAACGTGCTCCCACTCAAGGAGTTATGTGTGGTAGATGGGTTAACCTTAGCTAGGAGAAACCTACTTTGACTACCACCACTATTACAAAGAACAAATTTAGGTATAGGAAATCTATCTTCTAAAATAGACTTAGCATCTTCATGTGGTGCATTGAGTAATTGTCTAAAATGTTCATACTCAGGTTTATCATGAAATCCTTGTTCCCTCCATTGGTAAATCATTTCACCATACCATACAACAACATGGAAATATGAATCTAGTAAAAGAATAACATTTGCTTTTAATGATTGTGCATCTAGTAAGACAGGTATTGGTGTTTGGGAATCAAAAGAATATTGCAGTAAAGCTGGTTGAATCATTATTAATGAATTCATTACATTTTCTCTTAACAGTATAGAACGATAATATGCTGTTTCATCAGGACTAGCATTAAATGTTTGTAAAAAATGGGATCTTCTTAAATGATACATAAATTGAGgataaatagaaaattctggtgataaatgaaaagaattaaCGTCATCTTTTTGATAATCAGCAAAAGTACTTACTAGTCGTATTAGTTTTCTATCTAACCATCTTAAAACATCAATAGGTTCATCTGTTTCTGCTTTTAAAACTGCAAATCTAGCCATAATTACAGCAGCAGTTTCTTGATCAAATCCTTGTGAAATTTCTGCAATATTTGCTTCTGCAAATCTGTAAGATATTGTTGTTACACGTAATCTTCTCCTACCACTTGGATGTTGATATAACGTTTGGAATTGTATATACGCTTGTCTATCTGGTGGTAGGGAAgaaatattttgatttacTATTTCGAAATAAAAAGCTATCGTTGATTGTCTATCTAAAGCACATATTGTCCATTCACATGTTCCTCCTTCACCTACACATGTATCAGATACATAATtagctatttttttattacttgaGCATGCACCTATAGCACCACAAACACGAAATTCCTTTGAACATATGATGGTCAATTTTGCATTATATCCATGTTTTATATAACCTGTTGAATctgtttcaaatatttttttaaaagaatctTTAAATACATTCATAGAAAACGAATCTGCCATTACCATAAATCCATTCGTCTTCTCACAGCATACTTTCATCTCGTATAAACCTATTTGATCTAATGAACAGGCAAAAATATCTATAGCATGTCCAGATGCTACTGCTCTATTTGCTagagatatataatattttaatgctTTTTTAACATGCCTAGCATtcgtattttctttttgtaaaTCTAAATGATGTCTAAGTGATTCACTTAAAGCAGTATCTACAATTTTTCCAGGGGATGTTGTATCTGCACCTCCAATAAACATCATTATTCTACCACTTAACTGATTACAACAGCATTCTAGTAATCCTATAGCTACACTTAATGCTACGCCAGTACATCTCTTTGCTCTTTGATCAGGAGGAGTAGGCCAATTATCTTTCTGTATATCTTctaataacatattaatattatattcacaCTCACTGACTGGTTGTAAAAATCTTCGAGCTGATGTAGATGTTGTTGAACTACGTGGATCATTCCGACTCCCTaaatttaattgtttttgTAAATCTTGTGCTGTTATATCTTTACTTCCTTTAAATACATACGATTTTAAACAATCATGAAAACCTATTTCATGCACGTAACACATATTTCCAAATGTTATGATTCCTATGTATGCATCACCTGGCATTAAACTAATACACTGCTGTATAGAATCTTTTAGTTGCTCTAACTCCTCTTCTAATAAACATGTATCAATCACAAACAAAAAAGTTGGAGGTGGTATATCTCCCACGTTTGACGGTTGGATGTATTCTATGTTGGAGTACATTACATCTGCTGGAAGGTTCTgcgtatgaaaaaaaaaaaaaaaaaaagttgagGAAGAGGAGGATCCAATGTATACAtttgcatatacatacataagtgCGTTATGAAGTGTATACATGCATGggcatatacgtatgtacgtgTTGCATGTACACACCCCATCTAAATGAAGGCGCGGGCAACTTATATCAGGAGTACCTTTTCCGATATATGCTCAGCATAATGTAAGGGGAAGgggttttttatatttgaaaaggGGCAAGTCCATGTTTTATTCCTAAAATCGATATTACAGTAGGGatttaaaatacaattaCTTGTTTTACATTTCAATGGTTCATACTCTACTAATTTAACACTATTATCATCTGTTCTTTTTAAAACTGTATATAAACATCCTAAGGGCACTTCAATTTTTGCCGCTTCGTTTTTTGTTGGAGGCCATAAATTCCAACTAAACCTAATTCCCGTTTGACTTTCTTGAAGATGTATGTCCATTTTGTTTTCCgttcatacatacatacataaatacacacatacatatatatatatatatatatatatatatatatatatacaaccTTGTTGGTAAGATTGCGTGCTCGCACCTTCGCCCCTTTCGTTGGCTTATACGATTACTTTGATTATGCTACTACGTTGCATATATTACTACgttgtatatattactacGTTGCATATATTACTACTCTGCATATATTACTACTCTGCATATATTACTACTCTGCATATATTACTACGTTGCATATATTACTATTCTGCATATATTACTACTCTGCATATATTACTGATTaacttctttctttttcctgTTACTGAAAGATGCCTCTTCCTTTAATAGTCTCTTGTGTGGATATACTTCCTATACCATTtacaaatttgttttttctccTTCCTTTACTTATCCTTATCTACCTAGCAACGGTTCGCTCCCCTGCAGTTATTGAAGCTGTTCAACTTGTTCGGCTGTTCCTGCCAGTGTTATAGCGACCCTAGCAACTAGGCAAGTTCgatttcttcttcttttttgttcacttcttttgattatttttatatattttttttttttaaatgttattataCATACTAAAGAAGAACGtcatttataaaaagcaTTTTATTTCCTTAAAATGTGTTAGCCTTTTATTCATCAAAATGATTTTGATGTAAAGTATGCTTCAAGGTAATTCactccttttcttttttctctttatatAAATCCGTTTATTAATAGTTTATTATGTGCGTATTTTGCTTGTACgtattatgtatgcattATTGACGTATTGCTGAAATATTATGGATGGGTTACTTATGTGTGAGTGAACGTACACTAcacaaattaaattttacgaacataacgaaataaaatgatatgtagctataattttttactattttagatatttttttcaaaatgaaaaaaaaaaaaaaaaaaaaacaaacaaaaacaaaGCTGGGCAAAGTATCAGTTCTGATAATGTTATAATCTCCCCTTTActtaatatacaaaaaaaaa
The sequence above is drawn from the Plasmodium malariae genome assembly, chromosome: 5 genome and encodes:
- the SEC23 gene encoding protein transport protein SEC23, putative — translated: MDIHLQESQTGIRFSWNLWPPTKNEAAKIEVPLGCLYTVLKRTDDNSVKLVEYEPLKCKTSNCILNPYCNIDFRNKTWTCPFSNIKNPFPLHYAEHISEKNLPADVMYSNIEYIQPSNVGDIPPPTFLFVIDTCLLEEELEQLKDSIQQCISLMPGDAYIGIITFGNMCYVHEIGFHDCLKSYVFKGSKDITAQDLQKQLNLGSRNDPRSSTTSTSARRFLQPVSECEYNINMLLEDIQKDNWPTPPDQRAKRCTGVALSVAIGLLECCCNQLSGRIMMFIGGADTTSPGKIVDTALSESLRHHLDLQKENTNARHVKKALKYYISLANRAVASGHAIDIFACSLDQIGLYEMKVCCEKTNGFMVMADSFSMNVFKDSFKKIFETDSTGYIKHGYNAKLTIICSKEFRVCGAIGACSSNKKIANYVSDTCVGEGGTCEWTICALDRQSTIAFYFEIVNQNISSLPPDRQAYIQFQTLYQHPSGRRRLRVTTISYRFAEANIAEISQGFDQETAAVIMARFAVLKAETDEPIDVLRWLDRKLIRLVSTFADYQKDDVNSFHLSPEFSIYPQFMYHLRRSHFLQTFNASPDETAYYRSILLRENVMNSLIMIQPALLQYSFDSQTPIPVLLDAQSLKANVILLLDSYFHVVVWYGEMIYQWREQGFHDKPEYEHFRQLLNAPHEDAKSILEDRFPIPKFVLCNSGGSQSRFLLAKVNPSTTHNSLSGSTFGTSSSESYIINTDDVSLKIFMDHLVKLAVQT